One genomic region from Colletotrichum lupini chromosome 7, complete sequence encodes:
- a CDS encoding methylcrotonoyl-CoA carboxylase beta chain, which yields MIEQLFPVEKSTVDLTASNFQANRQAWEPVLQEFDSYLKDVSSEGDEASTLRHQTRHQLLPRDRIALLLDADSPFLELGCFAGFRVSGSNSCANIIAGIGLVRVEELGMK from the exons ATGATTGAGCAGCTTTTTCCCGTCGAGAAGTCAACCGTTGACCTCACTGCATCCAACTTCCAAGCGAATCGTCAAGCATGGGAGCCGGTTTTGCAAGAATTTGACAGTTATCTGAAAGATGTGTCCTCGGAAGGGGATGAGGCTTCCACATTGAGACACCAAACGAGACACCAACTGCTGC CACGAGACAGGATTGCGTTGCTGCTCGATGCAGACTCGCCGTTTCTTGAGTTAGGATGCTTCGCGGGGTTCAGGGTCTCCGGGTCTAACTCCTGCGCAAATATCATTGCAGGTATCGGCCTTGTTAG AGTGGAGGAGCTTGGAATGAAATGA